The DNA region GGTTGTCTCCGGTAGTGATCCAGATCCAGATCGGGAACGGTCGCGTCTTCCACGCGGATTTCCGCAAATCCCGACGCCAGGAGCCGTTCCTCCAGCCAGAACAGGTCTTCATCCGTCGGTTTCCAACCGCCGCTTCGTTTTCCACGGATTCTCACATACAGCCGAACGTCCCGGAACGCAGCCAGTTCTTCCGCCAGCCGAGGCAGAACGTCCTCGCGGCTTCGGCATCCGGTGACGTCGACTTCCATTTGCTCCGCGCGCCTCGTCTCGACGGACACCGGTTCCACCCGGATGCCGACAGAATCCCAGCATCCGAAGAAAACATGACGCGGACCGCACTCCCCGGGACTTCTTCCTTCGGGAGAATCCGGCCGGAAGATCCGGGTTTTTCTCTGATTGTTCAGCCTCTTTTCGGCCATCCTCCGCCCGTGTCCCAGCAAGACGAGGTCCACGTCCAGTTTCATCAGCTCCCGCTCGGGAACGGGGAACACTTCACACGGTTTCCGCCTGTCCAGCCATTCCCCGTGCAGCAGGAGCACTTTCCTCGGCCCGGTTCCGGTCTCCGGCGGTCGCTCCCATTCGTTCTCCGCCGGATCGGCCATCCCGCGTCCGGTCACCGAGATCCCTTCTTCTTCCAGCTCGACGCATTCCCATCCCGGACCGAACACGTGCACATGGTCCGGCCAATCTTCCAGAAGCCATGACGAGCCCGCCCGGATCGGGTCCCGGTTTCCGGGAGCGATGAACACCCGGGTTCCCTCCAGCCTTGCCAGTTCCTCCTTCACGAACCGAACCGTGGACGGCGTCAAAAACTCCGAGTTCCATACATCTCCCGCGATGAACAGAAAATCGGCTCTTTTATCCTGCGTCAGGGAAACAATGCGGCGGATTGTTTCCCGGTGTTCTTCCCTTCTTCGCAACAAATCCTCCTTGGTCCCTCTCCACCCAGCGGCCGGCTCGTCCAGATGCCAGTCGGCGGTGTGGATCCAGGTGATCGGTTTCAACGGTGCCTCAACCTTTCTTGTACGGAAAGTGATGGTTCCATGGGACAGGTGTATCAACAGGAAAAATTTTCTCCTGCCTCCGCTCTTTTTCCTTCCCTTTCCAGACAAAAGAAAAAGCGGGCATCCCAATCGGTTGCCCGCCTCCGCGGTTTCGGCGCCCCTTGCGCATCCGGTTTCTTCTTTCTTCCCGGCATCACTCACTCAAAGGAAACGTCCCGTTACTGCAAAGCCATTTTCAAGTATTTTCCGGTCACGGACTGCTCCGCGTGAATGATTTCCGCCGGGGTGCCTTCAAACACCACCCGTCCGCCCCGGCTGCCCGCGTCCGGTCCCATGTCGATGATTCTGTCGGCCTGGCTGATCACTTCGAGGTTGTGTTCGATGACGATCACCGTGTTGCCGGCATCCACCAGCCGGTTGATGATCTCCAGCAGCTGACCGATGTCCGACATGTGCAAGCCGGTCGTCGGCTCGTCCATCACGTAGATGCTCCCCTTCTTGTGAAGTTCGTTCGCCAGCTTGATGCGCTGCAATTCCCCGCCCGAGAGCGTGCTGAGCGGCTGGCCGAGCGTCAGATAGGACAAGCCCACGTCACTCATGGCCCGAAGCTTTTTCACGATCTCTTTCTGTTCAAAAAATGAAAGGGCCTGTTCCACCGTCATTTCCAACACGTCCGCGACGGATTTTCCGTTCAGTTTGTACGCCAGCACTTCTTCCTTGAACCGTCTGCCTCCGCACACTTCACAGGGAAGTTCCACGCTGTCGAGAAACGCCAGATCGGTGTACACGACTCCCAGCCCTTTGCAGTTGTCGCAAGCTCCCTTGGAATTGAAGCTGAACAGGCTCGGGCTGACCTTGTTGGCGGAAGCGAACGCCTTGCGGATGTCATCCATCAGCCCCGTGTACGTCGCGGAATTGGAACGCGTGGATACGGAAACCGCCGATTGATCGATGACGATCGCTTCCGGATGCTCACGGAGAAAAACATCATGAATCAGCGTGCTCTTGCCGGAGCCGGAGACTCCGGTGACGACCGTCAGCACGCCCGTCGGAAGATCCACGCTCACATTTTGCAGATTGTGCAGCGTGGCATTTTTGACGGACAATGTGCCCGTCGGGCGTCTGACCTTCTCCTTCGGACGAAGCGGCCGTTTCAGGTGTCTGCCGGTCAGCGTATCCGAACGGAGGAGTCCCGTAAAGCTTCCTTCATATACGATGGTGCCGCCTCGGCTGCCGGCATGAGGGCCGACGTCGACAATGTGATCTCCCACCTTGATCACGTCGGGATCATGCTCGACGACAAGCACGGTATTGCCCTTGTCCCGCAAACGTTGAAGCATCCCGTTCAACCGGTGCACGTCGCGGGGATGCAGTCCGACGCTGGGTTCTTCAAAAATGTACGTCACATCCACCAGGCTTCCGGTCAGATGCCTCACCATTTTGACACGCTGCGCCTCTCCCCCGGACAACGTGTCCGTTTCCCGGTCCAGCGTCAGGTAATCCAGCCCGATCTCCACCAGATGCCGGAGCCTCTCCGTCAACGCCCGGACGACGGGGGCGGCAACGGGAGCGTCGATCTCGTCCAGAACGCGGAGCAGCTGTCCGATTTCCATGGATGACAGTTCCGCGATATTGTATCCGTTGATCCGGGAGTTGAGGGCGGCCTGATTGAGCCGCGCACTTCCGCAGGCGGGGCAGGGAGCCTCGGTGATGTACGGCTCGACGGCCTTCCGGGTACGTTCGGACATGGTTTTCAGGTCACGCTTGATGTACTTGTTGGTGAATTTTTCAATGACCCCTTCCCATGTCACGTTCAC from Staphylospora marina includes:
- a CDS encoding metallophosphoesterase family protein → MKPITWIHTADWHLDEPAAGWRGTKEDLLRRREEHRETIRRIVSLTQDKRADFLFIAGDVWNSEFLTPSTVRFVKEELARLEGTRVFIAPGNRDPIRAGSSWLLEDWPDHVHVFGPGWECVELEEEGISVTGRGMADPAENEWERPPETGTGPRKVLLLHGEWLDRRKPCEVFPVPERELMKLDVDLVLLGHGRRMAEKRLNNQRKTRIFRPDSPEGRSPGECGPRHVFFGCWDSVGIRVEPVSVETRRAEQMEVDVTGCRSREDVLPRLAEELAAFRDVRLYVRIRGKRSGGWKPTDEDLFWLEERLLASGFAEIRVEDATVPDLDLDHYRRQPGVVGVFVRMMEERIEREPERAEELAAALWTGLETLLAKEEVTV
- a CDS encoding ATP-binding cassette domain-containing protein, which gives rise to MHESREYIVIKGARENNLKNVSLRIPKRKITVFTGVSGSGKSSIVFDTIAAESMRLLNENFSMFVRRFLPKIPHPDADSIEHLNMAVVVDQKPPGGGSHSTVGTVTDISPLLRLLFSRLGEPSAGPPSMYSFNDPKGMCPECNGVGRRLSVDLGKAVDMSKSLNEGAILLPDYKVDGWDWSLIVQSNYFDPDKKLEDYAEDELELLLYGKARKLKMQFAGKEVNVTWEGVIEKFTNKYIKRDLKTMSERTRKAVEPYITEAPCPACGSARLNQAALNSRINGYNIAELSSMEIGQLLRVLDEIDAPVAAPVVRALTERLRHLVEIGLDYLTLDRETDTLSGGEAQRVKMVRHLTGSLVDVTYIFEEPSVGLHPRDVHRLNGMLQRLRDKGNTVLVVEHDPDVIKVGDHIVDVGPHAGSRGGTIVYEGSFTGLLRSDTLTGRHLKRPLRPKEKVRRPTGTLSVKNATLHNLQNVSVDLPTGVLTVVTGVSGSGKSTLIHDVFLREHPEAIVIDQSAVSVSTRSNSATYTGLMDDIRKAFASANKVSPSLFSFNSKGACDNCKGLGVVYTDLAFLDSVELPCEVCGGRRFKEEVLAYKLNGKSVADVLEMTVEQALSFFEQKEIVKKLRAMSDVGLSYLTLGQPLSTLSGGELQRIKLANELHKKGSIYVMDEPTTGLHMSDIGQLLEIINRLVDAGNTVIVIEHNLEVISQADRIIDMGPDAGSRGGRVVFEGTPAEIIHAEQSVTGKYLKMALQ